One Sparus aurata chromosome 23, fSpaAur1.1, whole genome shotgun sequence genomic window, TTAATTTGACTgatataatttgtttttctctgtgcatGTACTGAGGAGTTTCCTCTTACCAAATCCGTTGCCTGGCACAGCACCCAGGTATCCTGTTGCTCCACCACCATAGCCTGTGAGGACACACATTCAAAAGCTATTTCATGGGAAACAGACTCTTACTTCTTTTGTAAAGACATCAATATGAAACTTGGAAGAAAAACTGTTgctataaaaacaatatttggaTGCTGTGACTTTCTGACTTTGCATacaaaacaagaggaaaagacAATTTAGAGATGACTggaatgtttttaaagaaatccttcattgctgttgctgttgccttttactttttaaaagcactATCAATTATTCACCAGAAAGAAGGAGCATGAAACCGCTTTGCCTGTGACCTTTAAAGAAAGAAGAGCTCAGACGTAACTCACaagcaaatgtttttctttcaaggCAAAGTCTGAGCAACAGCTGATTTCTGCTGCGCGACGCATCAACTCCTTTGTGTCCTGATAATAGTCAATAAGGCAAATACATGCCTATACCAATGTTGAGCTGATGAATCGATGCATCCCAAGTAAAATCCTGATTGTAATAGGTTTGTGCTCTCAGACAAGCTTCTACATTTGTATACAGTCAGTGAGTCTGTGGAGGTAAAGAATCAAACTGAGATAGAAAAACATTATAAAGGAGACAGATAGTACAATTATCCCACAGCAGACATCCCTCAACACCCTGGGAATACTCACCTTGTccaagagcagcagcaggtaagaTTTAATTTAGAGAGAGACAGCAAGGACATGGCGCAAAAGTAATAAAATGAGAATATATACctgaaagtaaaacaaagaaaaatgaagaaaaatatgCGTCCTTACCTCCAAGTTTGCCAGCTGCACCACCCTGGTATGCTCCCTGTCCCAAACCTGTAGGCAGTACACGGGAATCCTTTACCACAGATGGTGTAAGATCTATCGACATCTACATCTGCTAGCGAGAACTGTTCTTGTGTTATGTGTCAGTGGTCAACATTACCTGCTCCATAGCCCCCAGTGCCCAGGCTTGCTCCCAGACCTGCTCCAGCACCATAACCTGTGGAGGAAGTTAGCACACACTCAGCCAAATCTCCTGCAATTTCCATTAAAAATATGAGTGCCAATATTTACAGGGAAAAACCCGAGGAACAATCTCTCAGCTCTGCTTTTGGTTCAAAGTGGAAATCATGTTTTAAACGATGGCACATAAAATTCTTTCTCATTCATGTGTTTTCCACATACAGAGGTTTGCTGTTAACGTACTGTTGGACAtgtgcagctgacagtggaacagaaataggcacacacacacacacaacagatgtCAACATCTTTGACTGGGTTCTGGTGGGTCTAAGCACCTTTTCCATCCGACACAGACCGtcctgaacaccagctgctgaGCGGTCTTTCACCATCTCATTTTTCATTGATTATATTGAATGTCTATTATagctccctctttccctcttcATTTTCTGTATAGCCATTTGTAATTGATGTtctgaaaagtgctctatagctcagttggtagagcatgtGACCCATGTACGGAGGGCCTGACCTTGCTGCAGCAGCCCAGGGCTCAAGTCCAACCTGTGGCCATTTGCtgcatgcccccccccccccccactctctCATCCCcatttcctctcatctctcaAGCTGATCAAAAAAAAGAGGTGGACCAACAATGACTTCACAAACTTTGATCTAATATTCTTTGTCCTGTCATTAAGAGCTCATCACCTGAATCAAGCATCAGCAAACATATGACAaccaaagacaaaagaaaagtgCCATTGTTTTTGACAACGGGACTCTGAGCTCTGTACGAAGGATGCAACATCCTTTGATCTCAAGCTTGTTGATCTAATACAATTAGAATCATCCATCCTGTTACCAAGAAGCAAACAAATCTTACGACAGAAAACGAAAATGCTccatttgagggatcattgcaaaaaacgGCGGTATACTGGCCTATGTATCGATATCAGAAAAATCGACTGAAAAGTAAGGAATCTGTTAGCTTCAATCTCACAATGAATACAACTTCATTACTGCTATTATTCTTCATTCATGCAAAGGTGAAAAAGTTCAAGGACAGCACTCAGCATACCAAGCAATACATATACAGGCTAATGGATTTACTATTTATAGAATCTTGGTCGCTGCAGCTGCTGGCCCATGACCTTTAGAGACAACAACTATCATGAAGCAGCATATGCATTGCACGTGCTTATTAGTAGATCCTGAATGCCACAACAAGAATTACTGACCGACTCTGGCACATTAAAAATCAGTTCTGTATTAACTAATTACAGCTTACAAACTCTTCAAAATACAAAGACAGCAATTCACTGTTGATTCTAGAAGTGTAGGTGTGTTGATATTGTAACTGGTTTGCCGGTTGTGCACACATATGAATGAAAACtggataaaaataaacaaaaagatgTTGTGATGCTGTGTAAAGACATAGCTTTGCTCTTACTTGATGCCTGGGTATTCCTCCCAGTCTGTCCTGGGACACTGAGAGGATTAGACTTTGTCCCTTCATGTTCAGCGTGGGAAAGGTGTTTTGCCTTCTTTCCATCAGCAGTATAGCCATTAGCTCTCTGCCCTTCTACTGAGGGGACGCCTAAACTTTGGGTTCCACTTGTGCCTGGGATCACTGGTGCGTAGTTCCCTCCTCCTTGTACTTGAAGATTAGGAGAACCACGACCATTGTTGTCTACAGCAATTGTCCCACGGATTCTAGGCACACTTGTGTCTTGAGCCACAAGCCCAAGGTCTTTGACACCCTGCCTGTCTGCTAGGGCAGATACATAGTTTCTGGCTGCCTGACCCTGTGGAGGAGAGAATATATTGCCTCTGACATCTTGAGTCTGTGGTAGAGTTTGTGGAGATGCATGCCCAAGATGTTTGCTGTCCTTACCAGCATGAGGCTGGGGCACTAAACCTTGACCCCTCTGCGTCTCTGAACCCAAAAGCTCATGGCGATTGATTCCCAATGCATCTGACAAACCACGAGTGGATCCACAGTTTTTGACCCACTGATTTTGTTGGCTAGATAAATCAGAGTCTTGTGCCCTTTGTACCTGTGAAGGAACATGACCAAGACCTCTGATGTTATCTTCAAGAGGCAATTGCTGTCTTACACCTCCAGTGACCAGTGTGGCTCCATGGCTTGCCGTGCCCCTTTTCAATGAGACCAAACTGTCAGAATTTTCTCCTACCCCTCCTTGTGAAACAGCAAGACTTTCACTGTCTTTATCAAAGGGTGTCATACGTCCAAGACTTGACGACTTCAGTTTTGAATCAAGGCTTTTGACCTCTCTTCCAGGTGTGAGCACAGCAGGTCTAAAGCCAATTCCTGCATGTGCTTCAGGAGCAGTGGCACCAAGTATATTGGTTCTCCTCATCCCAGCCATTTCAGGTCCAAGAGTTTTTCCATACGACGGGCCAAGCGCTCTGCTCTTTTCTCTCATCAGATCTTGAACAGTTTGCCCCAGACGGGCCATCTCAGGTCCACCCAAATCTGCTGTCGATGCACCTGGCAGAGAAATATCATCATGCATTCGTGACTTCTTGGTGGCTCAGAGACAACAGTGCTTCTCTGAGGGTCAACGGCACACTGTGGTGGCCAGTGGCACATATCTACTGATATGCTTTTCGATTGATGTGTGTATCAGAGCATTCAATGCAATATAACACATCATCAGCAGGGTAATCAGTACTCAAACAGAGGTAAAATCACAACCATACGGacacaataaaaaaatccaTTATGGCCTGAATGTGTCCTATTTCAAAGGACAGAATCATCACCATAATTAGGAAGTAAGACGACAAAGACACAACTGAGGCCACTTCTCGGTGAGTCAAAGCAATGACATcaacatataaaacatgacaacataATGTTGCCATCCCAAATTGTTGAATGCCATAAAACACACCTGTGTCACAGCACAGAGTCAAgacaacagctgactcagacatCATGAGTGTGTGACAAagacaacagacagacaaagctTAGTGAAACACTGATCGGACAAGGAAGCAGAAACCTACAGAACAGGGTGAAGgatttaaaagtgaaaaatattGGCCAGCAGATTAAAATAATTCCACTGTTATGGAACAGTTTCAGTCATCAAGTTTTTCTTGAAACTAGAGACATTTGCATGCACACTTTAGCGAACCAATGTGTgcgaaaaaaaaatcacttttgtgCCGAGATAAATCAAATAGGTGACCCAAATTCTTAAGATTCTGCAGAGCTTGATTGAAATGTTAAGATTATTATAATCAAGTTGTTAGTGTGTATTTAGCTTTTATAATCTATTTTCCCATAGCCCCTTCAGCTCTTGTAAACAGCATTAAGTACTCCACACCATCAACTCTCATTAACTCTGATTAACTCAGAGTGAAAGAGCGGTAATAAGAGCTGGGCGACTCATGCATCATGCAACACATAAAACACTGTTAGAAAAACACCGTCCAACATCAGCATGTGAATCTACCCTGTGCACGCAAAATAAAATGGAGGATCTGATGGTGATATTACAGCAGATAGCTGAGATTTCATGCAAACAAAAGCCAACATGAACTCGACTTCAGCGAGGTTATAGACAAACACAAGAcagaacaaagacagacacagactaacaaacacaaagaccaCACAGGTCGCTGTGGTCAAGGTTTTACCAGGTTTCTGTGCCTTAGCCTTCTTTCCAGCGGCATACCCAAGTCCAATTCCTAATGATAGCAGATAAGGGAACTGTCATCGATTTCAC contains:
- the LOC115576393 gene encoding fibroin heavy chain isoform X11, whose amino-acid sequence is MLVRALLQTSLVLWLAQQTLQGGVKPQSMPWGRVPPARGIGVKPGVAGALGALGSRYGTKAMKTGMGRYPGAQLGAGGYRGLGLGSRAGLKPGAYGTQGVYGAHLGTGMGLGTGLTNGFGLGYGQGPKRAYGAGHGTLPGYGALAGIGYPGARPGIGLGYAAGKKAKAQKPGASTADLGGPEMARLGQTVQDLMREKSRALGPSYGKTLGPEMAGMRRTNILGATAPEAHAGIGFRPAVLTPGREVKSLDSKLKSSSLGRMTPFDKDSESLAVSQGGVGENSDSLVSLKRGTASHGATLVTGGVRQQLPLEDNIRGLGHVPSQVQRAQDSDLSSQQNQWVKNCGSTRGLSDALGINRHELLGSETQRGQGLVPQPHAGKDSKHLGHASPQTLPQTQDVRGNIFSPPQGQAARNYVSALADRQGVKDLGLVAQDTSVPRIRGTIAVDNNGRGSPNLQVQGGGNYAPVIPGTSGTQSLGVPSVEGQRANGYTADGKKAKHLSHAEHEGTKSNPLSVPGQTGRNTQASSYGAGAGLGASLGTGGYGAGLGQGAYQGGAAGKLGGYGGGATGYLGAVPGNGFGYGNGYSDGYGPGGYAGPAQGAYGALGAGAHGAGLESAGGKYGDGGYPYYPQQLALGADGTKTASKYGAGAGYGVQQTGYGAQLGATHDALGEQAGKYGGLNGALGNGYKG
- the LOC115576393 gene encoding spidroin-1 isoform X9, with product MLVRALLQTSLVLWLAQQTLQGGVKPQSMPWGRVPPARGIGVKPGVAGALGALGSRYGTKAMKTGMGRYPGAQLGAGGYRGLGLGSRAGLKPGAYGTQGVYGAHLGTGMGLGTGLTNGFGLGYGQGPKRAYGAGHGTLPGYGALAGIGYPGARPGIGLGYAAGKKAKAQKPGASTADLGGPEMARLGQTVQDLMREKSRALGPSYGKTLGPEMAGMRRTNILGATAPEAHAGIGFRPAVLTPGREVKSLDSKLKSSSLGRMTPFDKDSESLAVSQGGVGENSDSLVSLKRGTASHGATLVTGGVRQQLPLEDNIRGLGHVPSQVQRAQDSDLSSQQNQWVKNCGSTRGLSDALGINRHELLGSETQRGQGLVPQPHAGKDSKHLGHASPQTLPQTQDVRGNIFSPPQGQAARNYVSALADRQGVKDLGLVAQDTSVPRIRGTIAVDNNGRGSPNLQVQGGGNYAPVIPGTSGTQSLGVPSVEGQRANGYTADGKKAKHLSHAEHEGTKSNPLSVPGQTGRNTQASSYGAGAGLGASLGTGGYGAGLGQGAYQGGAAGKLGGYGGGATGYLGAVPGNGFGYGNGYSDGYGPGGYAGPAQGAYGALGAGAHGAGLESAGGKYGGGAPQVPYGNAPVIPVGLEGDGGYPYYPQQLALGADGTKTASKYGAGAGYGVQQTGYGAQLGATHDALGEQAGKYGGLNGALGNGYKG
- the LOC115576393 gene encoding fibroin heavy chain isoform X10, giving the protein MLVRALLQTSLVLWLAQQTLQGGVKPQSMPWGRVPPARGIGVKPGVAGALGALGSRYGTKAMKTGMGRYPGAQLGAGGYRGLGLGSRAGLKPGAYGTQGVYGAHLGTGMGLGTGLTNGFGLGYGQGPKRAYGAGHGTLPGYGALAGIGYPGARPGIGLGYAAGKKAKAQKPGASTADLGGPEMARLGQTVQDLMREKSRALGPSYGKTLGPEMAGMRRTNILGATAPEAHAGIGFRPAVLTPGREVKSLDSKLKSSSLGRMTPFDKDSESLAVSQGGVGENSDSLVSLKRGTASHGATLVTGGVRQQLPLEDNIRGLGHVPSQVQRAQDSDLSSQQNQWVKNCGSTRGLSDALGINRHELLGSETQRGQGLVPQPHAGKDSKHLGHASPQTLPQTQDVRGNIFSPPQGQAARNYVSALADRQGVKDLGLVAQDTSVPRIRGTIAVDNNGRGSPNLQVQGGGNYAPVIPGTSGTQSLGVPSVEGQRANGYTADGKKAKHLSHAEHEGTKSNPLSVPGQTGRNTQASSYGAGAGLGASLGTGGYGAGLGQGAYQGGAAGKLGGYGGGATGYLGAVPGNGFGYGNGYSDGYGPGLDYPAELADVAENKAGKSEGGYAGPAQGAYGALGAGAHGAGLESAGGKYGDGGYPYYPQQLALGADGTKTASKYGAGAGYGVQQTGYGAQLGATHDALGEQAGKYGGLNGALGNGYKG
- the LOC115576393 gene encoding spidroin-1 isoform X1 codes for the protein MLVRALLQTSLVLWLAQQTLQGGVKPQSMPWGRVPPARGIGVKPGVAGALGALGSRYGTKAMKTGMGRYPGAQLGAGGYRGLGLGSRAGLKPGAYGTQGVYGAHLGTGMGLGTGLTNGFGLGYGQGPKRAYGAGHGTLPGYGALAGIGYPGARPGIGLGYAAGKKAKAQKPGASTADLGGPEMARLGQTVQDLMREKSRALGPSYGKTLGPEMAGMRRTNILGATAPEAHAGIGFRPAVLTPGREVKSLDSKLKSSSLGRMTPFDKDSESLAVSQGGVGENSDSLVSLKRGTASHGATLVTGGVRQQLPLEDNIRGLGHVPSQVQRAQDSDLSSQQNQWVKNCGSTRGLSDALGINRHELLGSETQRGQGLVPQPHAGKDSKHLGHASPQTLPQTQDVRGNIFSPPQGQAARNYVSALADRQGVKDLGLVAQDTSVPRIRGTIAVDNNGRGSPNLQVQGGGNYAPVIPGTSGTQSLGVPSVEGQRANGYTADGKKAKHLSHAEHEGTKSNPLSVPGQTGRNTQASSYGAGAGLGASLGTGGYGAGLGQGAYQGGAAGKLGGYGGGATGYLGAVPGNGFGYGNGYSDGYGPGLDYPAELADVAENKAGKSEGGYAGPAQGAYGALGAGAHGAGLESAGGKYGGGAPQVPYGNAPVIPVGLEGDGGYPYYPQQLALGADGTKTASKYGAGAGYGVQQTGYGAQLGATHDALGEQAGKYGGLNGALGNGYKG
- the LOC115576393 gene encoding spidroin-1 isoform X5, which produces MLVRALLQTSLVLWLAQQTLQGGVKPQSMPWGRVPPARGIGVKPGVAGALGALGSRYGTKAMKTGRGYRGLGLGSRAGLKPGAYGTQGVYGAHLGTGMGLGTGLTNGFGLGYGQGPKRAYGAGHGTLPGYGALAGIGYPGARPGIGLGYAAGKKAKAQKPGASTADLGGPEMARLGQTVQDLMREKSRALGPSYGKTLGPEMAGMRRTNILGATAPEAHAGIGFRPAVLTPGREVKSLDSKLKSSSLGRMTPFDKDSESLAVSQGGVGENSDSLVSLKRGTASHGATLVTGGVRQQLPLEDNIRGLGHVPSQVQRAQDSDLSSQQNQWVKNCGSTRGLSDALGINRHELLGSETQRGQGLVPQPHAGKDSKHLGHASPQTLPQTQDVRGNIFSPPQGQAARNYVSALADRQGVKDLGLVAQDTSVPRIRGTIAVDNNGRGSPNLQVQGGGNYAPVIPGTSGTQSLGVPSVEGQRANGYTADGKKAKHLSHAEHEGTKSNPLSVPGQTGRNTQASSYGAGAGLGASLGTGGYGAGLGQGAYQGGAAGKLGGYGGGATGYLGAVPGNGFGYGNGYSDGYGPGLDYPAELADVAENKAGKSEGGYAGPAQGAYGALGAGAHGAGLESAGGKYGGGAPQVPYGNAPVIPVGLEGDGGYPYYPQQLALGADGTKTASKYGAGAGYGVQQTGYGAQLGATHDALGEQAGKYGGLNGALGNGYKG
- the LOC115576393 gene encoding spidroin-1 isoform X8; the encoded protein is MLVRALLQTSLVLWLAQQTLQGGVKPQSMPWGRVPPARGIGVKPGVAGALGALGSRYGTKAMKTGMGRYPGAQLGAGGYRGLGLGSRAGLKPGAYGTQGVYGAHLGTGMGLGTGLTNGFGLGYGQGPKRAYGAGHGTLPGYGALAGIGYPGARPGASTADLGGPEMARLGQTVQDLMREKSRALGPSYGKTLGPEMAGMRRTNILGATAPEAHAGIGFRPAVLTPGREVKSLDSKLKSSSLGRMTPFDKDSESLAVSQGGVGENSDSLVSLKRGTASHGATLVTGGVRQQLPLEDNIRGLGHVPSQVQRAQDSDLSSQQNQWVKNCGSTRGLSDALGINRHELLGSETQRGQGLVPQPHAGKDSKHLGHASPQTLPQTQDVRGNIFSPPQGQAARNYVSALADRQGVKDLGLVAQDTSVPRIRGTIAVDNNGRGSPNLQVQGGGNYAPVIPGTSGTQSLGVPSVEGQRANGYTADGKKAKHLSHAEHEGTKSNPLSVPGQTGRNTQASSYGAGAGLGASLGTGGYGAGLGQGAYQGGAAGKLGGYGGGATGYLGAVPGNGFGYGNGYSDGYGPGLDYPAELADVAENKAGKSEGGYAGPAQGAYGALGAGAHGAGLESAGGKYGGGAPQVPYGNAPVIPVGLEGDGGYPYYPQQLALGADGTKTASKYGAGAGYGVQQTGYGAQLGATHDALGEQAGKYGGLNGALGNGYKG
- the LOC115576393 gene encoding spidroin-1 isoform X7, with the protein product MLVRALLQTSLVLWLAQQTLQGGVKPQSMPWGRVPPARVKPGVAGALGALGSRYGTKAMKTGRGYRGLGLGSRAGLKPGAYGTQGVYGAHLGTGMGLGTGLTNGFGLGYGQGPKRAYGAGHGTLPGYGALAGIGYPGARPGIGLGYAAGKKAKAQKPGASTADLGGPEMARLGQTVQDLMREKSRALGPSYGKTLGPEMAGMRRTNILGATAPEAHAGIGFRPAVLTPGREVKSLDSKLKSSSLGRMTPFDKDSESLAVSQGGVGENSDSLVSLKRGTASHGATLVTGGVRQQLPLEDNIRGLGHVPSQVQRAQDSDLSSQQNQWVKNCGSTRGLSDALGINRHELLGSETQRGQGLVPQPHAGKDSKHLGHASPQTLPQTQDVRGNIFSPPQGQAARNYVSALADRQGVKDLGLVAQDTSVPRIRGTIAVDNNGRGSPNLQVQGGGNYAPVIPGTSGTQSLGVPSVEGQRANGYTADGKKAKHLSHAEHEGTKSNPLSVPGQTGRNTQASSYGAGAGLGASLGTGGYGAGLGQGAYQGGAAGKLGGYGGGATGYLGAVPGNGFGYGNGYSDGYGPGLDYPAELADVAENKAGKSEGGYAGPAQGAYGALGAGAHGAGLESAGGKYGGGAPQVPYGNAPVIPVGLEGDGGYPYYPQQLALGADGTKTASKYGAGAGYGVQQTGYGAQLGATHDALGEQAGKYGGLNGALGNGYKG
- the LOC115576393 gene encoding spidroin-1 isoform X4, yielding MLVRALLQTSLVLWLAQQTLQGGVKPQSMPWGRVPPARVKPGGALGALGSRYGTKAMKTGMGRYPGAQLGAGGYRGLGLGSRAGLKPGAYGTQGVYGAHLGTGMGLGTGLTNGFGLGYGQGPKRAYGAGHGTLPGYGALAGIGYPGARPGIGLGYAAGKKAKAQKPGASTADLGGPEMARLGQTVQDLMREKSRALGPSYGKTLGPEMAGMRRTNILGATAPEAHAGIGFRPAVLTPGREVKSLDSKLKSSSLGRMTPFDKDSESLAVSQGGVGENSDSLVSLKRGTASHGATLVTGGVRQQLPLEDNIRGLGHVPSQVQRAQDSDLSSQQNQWVKNCGSTRGLSDALGINRHELLGSETQRGQGLVPQPHAGKDSKHLGHASPQTLPQTQDVRGNIFSPPQGQAARNYVSALADRQGVKDLGLVAQDTSVPRIRGTIAVDNNGRGSPNLQVQGGGNYAPVIPGTSGTQSLGVPSVEGQRANGYTADGKKAKHLSHAEHEGTKSNPLSVPGQTGRNTQASSYGAGAGLGASLGTGGYGAGLGQGAYQGGAAGKLGGYGGGATGYLGAVPGNGFGYGNGYSDGYGPGLDYPAELADVAENKAGKSEGGYAGPAQGAYGALGAGAHGAGLESAGGKYGGGAPQVPYGNAPVIPVGLEGDGGYPYYPQQLALGADGTKTASKYGAGAGYGVQQTGYGAQLGATHDALGEQAGKYGGLNGALGNGYKG
- the LOC115576393 gene encoding spidroin-1 isoform X3: MLVRALLQTSLVLWLAQQTLQGGVKPQSMPWGRVPPARVKPGVAGALGALGSRYGTKAMKTGMGRYPGAQLGAGGYRGLGLGSRAGLKPGAYGTQGVYGAHLGTGMGLGTGLTNGFGLGYGQGPKRAYGAGHGTLPGYGALAGIGYPGARPGIGLGYAAGKKAKAQKPGASTADLGGPEMARLGQTVQDLMREKSRALGPSYGKTLGPEMAGMRRTNILGATAPEAHAGIGFRPAVLTPGREVKSLDSKLKSSSLGRMTPFDKDSESLAVSQGGVGENSDSLVSLKRGTASHGATLVTGGVRQQLPLEDNIRGLGHVPSQVQRAQDSDLSSQQNQWVKNCGSTRGLSDALGINRHELLGSETQRGQGLVPQPHAGKDSKHLGHASPQTLPQTQDVRGNIFSPPQGQAARNYVSALADRQGVKDLGLVAQDTSVPRIRGTIAVDNNGRGSPNLQVQGGGNYAPVIPGTSGTQSLGVPSVEGQRANGYTADGKKAKHLSHAEHEGTKSNPLSVPGQTGRNTQASSYGAGAGLGASLGTGGYGAGLGQGAYQGGAAGKLGGYGGGATGYLGAVPGNGFGYGNGYSDGYGPGLDYPAELADVAENKAGKSEGGYAGPAQGAYGALGAGAHGAGLESAGGKYGGGAPQVPYGNAPVIPVGLEGDGGYPYYPQQLALGADGTKTASKYGAGAGYGVQQTGYGAQLGATHDALGEQAGKYGGLNGALGNGYKG
- the LOC115576393 gene encoding spidroin-1 isoform X6, with the translated sequence MLVRALLQTSLVLWLAQQTLQGGVKPQSMPWGRVPPARGIGVKPGGALGALGSRYGTKAMKTGRGYRGLGLGSRAGLKPGAYGTQGVYGAHLGTGMGLGTGLTNGFGLGYGQGPKRAYGAGHGTLPGYGALAGIGYPGARPGIGLGYAAGKKAKAQKPGASTADLGGPEMARLGQTVQDLMREKSRALGPSYGKTLGPEMAGMRRTNILGATAPEAHAGIGFRPAVLTPGREVKSLDSKLKSSSLGRMTPFDKDSESLAVSQGGVGENSDSLVSLKRGTASHGATLVTGGVRQQLPLEDNIRGLGHVPSQVQRAQDSDLSSQQNQWVKNCGSTRGLSDALGINRHELLGSETQRGQGLVPQPHAGKDSKHLGHASPQTLPQTQDVRGNIFSPPQGQAARNYVSALADRQGVKDLGLVAQDTSVPRIRGTIAVDNNGRGSPNLQVQGGGNYAPVIPGTSGTQSLGVPSVEGQRANGYTADGKKAKHLSHAEHEGTKSNPLSVPGQTGRNTQASSYGAGAGLGASLGTGGYGAGLGQGAYQGGAAGKLGGYGGGATGYLGAVPGNGFGYGNGYSDGYGPGLDYPAELADVAENKAGKSEGGYAGPAQGAYGALGAGAHGAGLESAGGKYGGGAPQVPYGNAPVIPVGLEGDGGYPYYPQQLALGADGTKTASKYGAGAGYGVQQTGYGAQLGATHDALGEQAGKYGGLNGALGNGYKG
- the LOC115576393 gene encoding spidroin-1 isoform X2; translated protein: MLVRALLQTSLVLWLAQQTLQGGVKPQSMPWGRVPPARGIGVKPGGALGALGSRYGTKAMKTGMGRYPGAQLGAGGYRGLGLGSRAGLKPGAYGTQGVYGAHLGTGMGLGTGLTNGFGLGYGQGPKRAYGAGHGTLPGYGALAGIGYPGARPGIGLGYAAGKKAKAQKPGASTADLGGPEMARLGQTVQDLMREKSRALGPSYGKTLGPEMAGMRRTNILGATAPEAHAGIGFRPAVLTPGREVKSLDSKLKSSSLGRMTPFDKDSESLAVSQGGVGENSDSLVSLKRGTASHGATLVTGGVRQQLPLEDNIRGLGHVPSQVQRAQDSDLSSQQNQWVKNCGSTRGLSDALGINRHELLGSETQRGQGLVPQPHAGKDSKHLGHASPQTLPQTQDVRGNIFSPPQGQAARNYVSALADRQGVKDLGLVAQDTSVPRIRGTIAVDNNGRGSPNLQVQGGGNYAPVIPGTSGTQSLGVPSVEGQRANGYTADGKKAKHLSHAEHEGTKSNPLSVPGQTGRNTQASSYGAGAGLGASLGTGGYGAGLGQGAYQGGAAGKLGGYGGGATGYLGAVPGNGFGYGNGYSDGYGPGLDYPAELADVAENKAGKSEGGYAGPAQGAYGALGAGAHGAGLESAGGKYGGGAPQVPYGNAPVIPVGLEGDGGYPYYPQQLALGADGTKTASKYGAGAGYGVQQTGYGAQLGATHDALGEQAGKYGGLNGALGNGYKG